The stretch of DNA aaaaaatagtgtTCAGCAAGTATATTTAAGACCATACATTTGATTAACATTGGATCTTATACACTTCTGTACAAATGGAACCTGTCtaataattgtttaaataaaagtaaatcgctagtttttataatacctattaagATCCTGGTGGCAGTGGTGGCACCCTACATTTGCAAATTTGAAACTATCATAATAAGGTCTATTAAGCTAAAAGAGTGTCTTGTTTCTCAATGTTTATTAATAGGCATGTAATGTATGCATGCACTTTTCTTATCAGATCATAAATGTCTAATTGGAAAcattttaatatgtatttattaattatgttcGTTTATACCTATGAAAAGAACATgaacaatattgttaataattaggGAGATGAAATATAATATGAAGAACAATGCTGTTTGTTTATCGAACATGATCATAAGATAATCTCGACATTGAAATTAATAACGATTCCAGAATATAAGACTTATTATGTATAGCAACCACAAGTTGCCTAAAATGAAATTGTTGACGCGCCGGCCGGCAACTTGTAAGCTCGAAATTGTGTGCTTATGGCGTAATTTAAGATCTAATTACTAATCGCTTTTTGTCACGTGACGTTATGCTAATATATACATAGAGAACTTAGCATATTTCCTACAATAACTAAATTCACATTTGGATTTCCCATAGGCTACCACATGTCGCCATCTTGTCATACCAGCCGGACAAAATTCATTATCCATTTGCTTATCTATAACATTTGATGCACTTTCATCACTTTCTATGCACTTCTAACCACATTATCACAAAACAAAAGGTTTAACTGCAAATCACTGACACGTAGTAACTTTGCCAGAAACTTACTTCGAAGCCATCCGACTTTGCCCACAGATTCCCATCGTGACCGGCAATTGCTGCTTTTGTCACACATCTGGATGCCATTAACTGTTTATCGACGTAATCTTGCCAGCTCATTTTGAATGTTCGATTATTTAAACCTACAGCACTTGACTACTACACAATTAACTCTTCGCAACGAGCAAGCGCTCCACACGAACAAAAAGCACTAAGCACTACCGTTTCAAAATGGCAGCGTAAGCATAGACACAACAGGAAGTAATCTCGGTGCTGCCAACATATTGAAAATTTTAATATATGACATAGACAAGCAAAATTGTATTTCGTATCATTCAAGTCTACTGAAAATTTCAAAGTCAGCGGTAAGAAAGCGATTGAATTGATTCACGATAAAcatgatttattatttatatcaacACATTTAATTGATTCTTCGGTgcaaataatatattagatatatttttgcTACTACCATTGAGCTAATAATAcaagtattattatattatggtAGTTATCGCAAAGTTGAAACCGCTACCCTTGCAGTTGACGCGATAAAGCGATTGAACATGTGATGATTTTCCAATTAATAAAAacgtaaatttatttttatttaacatttggaATTTAACCAaagttatatatttttgatGATTCTATATGAATTAtatactaataaaaatatatttaatgatttattaaaCCTACCTTCTATGAGTTTCGACAGTTTCGATTAACAAACCATAGAGTATAATATAGATTTCTGGAAATCTTAGCTACCTGTCTCTTCCTAACCAGCGGTAGTTTGTATAACGCTTTCTCGCTTTAAGTCAAATTGAAATTTCTTGTAGTAGACGTACTTCCGTTGTTTTATTTCCCAATATTATAGTATTACTCATCTTCTCGTGATACAGCACGTTTTCAAAAATTAAAGCCTGTAATAAAtcctataaaaatattataaaaatatatttaacacTAGTGACTATCTAAACTCTGATTattcaataattaaaaaaaagcttCTGTTCATCAAACTCAACTTGACCTTGCTAGTTCTTTTCCGTTCAGCTACCGCGATTGGAACATGTCTTATTCACCTGAAAGAAGGTAAGAGTACTTTCTGAGTTAATTTGGGctttatttgtttaattatcAAAGTAACAACATGTGGTTTTCAATGTCTAATTGTATCATGTATTAGTACATGCATAGTTTTTGCACAATTATTCAATACTTCGCCCCTTCGTGGTCGCCGATTGCCAACATGGCGCTGGCAGGAGAACATGTATTATAAATTAAGCATAGTGCACGTGTGTAATGTAATTTGTTCCAACGTTTGAGACATAACTAAGATATATAAATTAATTGCATTTTTGCAGatctttttatattttatactcaTCTTGGACTCAGACCAACGACAAAATGCCATTTTGACAGAAGCAACTGATGcgaaattttaatgatttttactTATTCATAGTCCCTATTTCAATTACGTAGACTGAGATTGATTCCTCTATAATGTTCCTACCACACCTTAAACATAAACACTCGTCTACTTCACAGATCAGAAGATTGGCCGGAGGATTCAAAGAATGGGCCATCTAAGGAACCAGTCAGTTACGATGGGCCTCCGGGCATGGAGCCCGAAGGAGCGTTGGACACAAATTGGCATCAAGTCGTGGAAAGCTTTGATGACATGAATTTGAAGGAAGAGTTATTACGAGGAATTTACGCTTATGGTTTCGAAAAGCCATCTGCAATCCAGCAACGCGCTATTATGCCTTGCATTCAAGGACGCGACGTTATAGCTCAGGCCCAGTCTGGAACTGGGAAAACTGCAACATTCTCCATTTCAATTTTGCAACATATTGATACTAGTATTCGTGAATGCCAAGCTCTAATTCTGGCGCCGACCAGAGAGCTAGCTCAGCAGATCCAAAAGGTTAGTAAATCtattttaaataggtaaattTGCAATTTTTGAGTGACATTGCGTGTTGTGGTTAATATTGtttgattttatattattaacaaGTTAAAATAATTCTAGGTGGTAATAGCTCTTGGTGATCACTTGAATGCTAAATGCCATGCTTGCATTGGAGGCACCAATGTGCGCGAGGATATTCGTCAGCTGGAAGGTGGTGTTCACGTGGTGGTGGGTACCCCTGGACGCGTGTACGACATGATTACCCGCCGTGCCCTCCGCTCTAACACCATTAAGCTGTTTGTGCTTGATGAAGCTGATGAAATGTTGTCCCGAGGGTGAGTTGTACATATTTGTTCTCATTGACCTAGACTTCTTATGAGCTTGCAATTAAATGCTTCACACACCTTACTTAATTCAGTTACTGACGATAGGGCCAAAACACTAGGGtattatttgactgtatttaaaataaattattttacaccatgcatgacataaagcaccagaagattaatagagaaacgtagacagcagttaattttagacacaatttctattttaaaacctgtataaaactataaaaagtaagtaatttgattgtgacgtcacatgctagcgtttcatataaattccatagtagcaaaatcgtcctgacagttcaaaaagagaaactgatttgactagtgaTGATGATAAGCCTTGTTATTCTGAACTTCTCTTTTGTGTGAGTACTAGACATGTTcttgtttgttataatatgtctCGAAGCTCAGTTTgcctcttggcataggcctcctctaACATTTTCCATTGGGACCTGTCACATGCAACTGGGGATACActggatattcggttactatccggccataccggataccggatagtaacatagcttgatttcagagtaaactaattggatttaagaaacagtcttgATCATAATCGTACTTCTTtatgcacgcgcactcatttcgaacttAGGAACCTAGCCActcaggtcaaacctgcagaatgcgcacctgaaaaaccgaaatgtaggtatggTACCGCCAATGTTCAGGCCGAATATCctgtatccggccaaacaactatccgttgcatctctacgtGCAACCCTTCTCCAGTGATGTCCAACCGTGAGTTTTAGGTTGTCTTCCCATCTTGTCTGTTGGTGACCTCTACTTCTCTTGCCATCTCTGGAGTACCAATCCATAACCGTTTTGCTCCATTTTGACTAGTAGtcatagtcaaataccctatacaTAGAAGTGAGATTGTATACCTGCATCCATGTCATCAGTTATTGAATTAAGGTGTGTGTGAAGTGCTTtagcattaaatatttttttagaaattGTGTTCATTTTTTCTAAACACAGTACACAGCCTTACATTCCATAGGCTTACACAGCCTTACATTCCATAGGCTTACACAGCCTTACATTCCATAGGCTTACACAGCCTTACATTCCATAGGCtttactttgtttttaattttcagTTTCAAAGACCAGATCCATGATGTATTCAAGATGTTGTCGGCTGATGTCCAAGTTATCCTACTGTCGGCTACCATGCCTGATGATGTGTTGGAAGTATCTCGATGCTTCATGAGAGACCCAATTCGTATTCTTGTGCAGAAAGAGGAGGTAagttgtatgtttttatttttcaacggTAACCTTGGCTTCTAGTTTGGCTCTAGAATTTGCTTCATAATTGAGAATAGGTAAAGCGGGTAGTAATAATAAAGttaacaaacaaaaaaagcttGACTGAGCTTCACCATAATAGCAAAATAGTGTTGGTATGATTTAAGATGTATAAttaactgaaaaaaatattacactaatGCCTTACTTTAACTTTGAAATGCTTGCTGATCTAAAACAGTGGCAGCTTTTTTTTGATACCTATTGTGATCAATTATGAAGATTCTGAAATTTGCTTACTATCAATCAAATCAAGTGTTATCTTTGTAGGAGGTCGTAAGCATGATAATTTTGCTGTTTAAACATATAGTGTTAAAATTGAACAAAAAAGGAGATTGACAGACTTGTTCATTGTTCCGGTTTATAAAAATATGTTGATAAGCAATATAGTCAATAATCTGTCAGCCTATTTTGACCTTACACAACACAAAACATAAAGTATGAATTATTTCATATCCATAGTAATAACAGTCATAtattcttttattattatttaggttGTAGTTTTACAGTAAATTTGTATGTAGTGGCAGAATATTACAGCCCAATTTGTAAACTTTACCCAAGAGTGTCATTTCAAATGATAGCTACCTAACAGCAGTAAACTTTGCTAATAAACTACCTTATAAAATGTTGCCAATACAACTTGTAACAGGAAAAACTAGAATGGCCTAGAATACAGACCTAGGTAAACTGGATGCTGCTACAAAGGTCAACTTACTTAATCTATCCATTTGGTTTTCAGCTTACCCTAGAAGGTATTAAGCAGTTCTTTATCTCCATCGAAATGGAAGAGTGGAAATTGGAGACCCTGTGCGATCTGTACGATACTCTCTCCATCGCTCAGGCTGTTATTTTCTGCAATACCCGTCGCAAGGtatgttatttatatatgtaaatCCCCTAAACTGTAAGTTATAGGTATTAATTTGATTTCTGTTCTTATTAGTAGAAACTAATGCTTAACAGAAGTTCAGcaatgaaatattaaaaaccAATAATTTAAAATGTTGCTACATGCAGTTGCATTTTCATCTACTCTTGGCTACTGAAAGTGTTTCCATGTTGAATAAATCATTTGCAACACAAAAGTTttcattatttagatatttctaaataaaatagtcaCATTCAACATTTGTCACAAAGCCGGAGATGAGGGGCATTCCATAGACTAcgcattttattttgtatattacCTACAATTTTTCAAGTCTTTGGTTATTTTACTGAACATTTTCACATCCATtgagaaagaaaataaaaactcctattcctgcaaatcttcagataATTCGGGTTGTACAAACAGGACAACAGTAGACAATTTTGTGGAATGCTCCTTGTCCGTGGCCTGTATATGCGTTACAGCAAGCCTCTATTGCAAAACCGTAAGGTTTAATTCAGATTGGGACAAACATTAAACACCATACGTTTTGTCAAACCGACTACCAGTTCAGATTGTAATTACAATGTCactaataaataatgaaataaatatattcaatTCAATAAACTTTCTCTGGGCTTCTAAACTTAACTGAAAATGAAGGCTAAACGACATTTTCGTCTCATTAAAATGACAAAGGAGAAAAAGTACAAACATGTGACTATGCCTttactcttttttttttatccatTACTATATTAAACCCAATATATATGATTAACTTTTGCAGGTAGACTGGCTGACCGAGTCGATGCACGAGCGTGACTTCACGGTGTCGGCCATGCACGGCGACATGGACCAGCGCGAGCGCGAGGTGATCATGCGGCAGTTCCGCACGGGCTCCTCCCGCGTGCTCATCACCACCGACCTGCTGGCGCGCGGCATCGACGTGCAGCAGGTCTCCTGCGTCATCAATTATGATCTTCCCACCAACCGCGAAAACTACATCCATCGGTATGTACGATTGTGACTAACTAATTAATATTTCACACGCGATGATGTTAGAATTGTTTGAACAAATATTACTGGAGAATAGGCAAAAAAGTCTGTTTTAACAAGTTGTGATTTCTACATATTTGGTCAGTAGCAACTAAATTACTAAATATTGTAAAGTCACAAACCTGCCAATAGTCAGTTTGCTGTTGCTGTTAATACAATATATTAGTTTTGCTTGAGaacatttcttttttaatttgcgTGACGAAATCCAGTTGAGTTTGTGGAACTTGATCATTGCATATTAATTTCAGAATTGGACGAGGTGGACGTTTCGGCCGTAAAGGAATTGCCATCAACTTTGTTACTGAATCAGACAAGAGGGCGCTGAAGGACATCGAGGACTTCTACCACACGACTATTACGGAAATGCCCAGCGACGTGGCCAACCTCATCTGAGGTGCCACCAATCCCCGGTTCATACTTTGTGTCCTGCGTTCTATTGCGATATATATAAGGTGTGAGTATTAGGAGGAGCCTCCTAACTACTGCTGTGCCGAATTTTTTATTGGAACTCATTTAATTTGGACCGTCACTTGcgttttagttaatttaatgaACGTATAATAGTATAATAGACGTATCAATATAAGTTTAATATATATAGAATAAGCCCGGCCCGGCCGGATGGCCCCCGTTCCGCGCAGGCCTCCCCGCAGCCTGCGGAGAGGTCTCATCGGGTACTGGAGAGGCTATTTCAATCACAAAAGTACTAGAAGAAAGAAACAATGTATTGTAACTTTTTTTCCAGTTGTACATAATATGGTAACTGTTTTTGTAATACGATaataaatatatgaaatatcgtAATTGTTGTTATTGATGTACTTGAAAATGTAGCGCTCCATTCCCGATCGGAACCTTAATTTCTATATATTGTACTCAAACACgaattaattttgttttccaGAAGATCTGCCTACTGCCTGTTATGAAACGCACTTTGGACACATCTATGTGGAAATAATAAATCAAAATTTCCTCTATAAGTTCATTACTTTCTATTAACGGGTCCTTATTGTATCCTAAATTCCCTATTGCTATTGCATTTCTACTATGTTTTTTACATGGTTTTTACATTCATttcgattttatttatatttttggaataaaTTTTGTTTCTGAACAATAGTCTTTTATCGCGATGGCGATTAAGGTTCCTTTTTACTTTGTTTAATGTCCTAATGAGAAGACACATTAGTAATTAGCATACTTGATTTAATACTTACAAAATATCAGTTTAGGACTTGCTCTTAATTAGCTTATAAAACAATCTAGACAAATATGAATGATCGTAGTGACAGCGAAACCTCTGTTGGaatatggaaccctaaaaaagggaaTGGCGGAATGCCAaagtacgaaaaaaaaaaccccGATCATCTATTATTTAGAGATAGGCCGTAGGAtgattcgccagtaactggccgccctaaactaaaaatgatttctattcacctataaacagaattcgtTTTCGcataaaggtggccactgacgagccttccaacagtccaaatagcgtggctgcaatccaaaatcggtccgtgaatgtcaaaaacgtacaatgtttaatattaggatgccgtccatttggatgaatccattgtaacggcatccatttgggaggctcgtcagtggcctgcttaaggtttcaataactggctaccttatactaaaatgaattctatttataggtgaacaGAATTTCTtttttggtttggggtggccagttactggcgaattaatCTATATGGAATTTGCCGAATACGGTTCAGATCTTTTACAGATTTGATATTCATggttgcaataaagaatattccgAACATCGGAATATACAGCCGAATATATTATTTTTCGGTATATTTTACCGAACAGAATATTCAGCCGATTATTCAATTCATCCGTAggtatcatttttttttatataccacatcggtggcaaacaagcatacggcccgcctgatggtaagcagtcaccgtagcctatggacgcctgcaactccagaggtgttacaagctcgttgccgaccttttaaaaacctgtacactccttttttgaagaaccccatactgtagacctcattgcacagccggagcgtccgcgggaggaaattcctcttaaatcgcacagtacgcgaccatttaggttctagggtgtgaggatgaacaccctgccgacggcgagcggtgcggtgatggaaagcggccgttggcatcatgtcaaataattcctcagagcacagcccattgtacaagcggtagaacacacacaaggaggcaaagtctctccttagacttaaaggttcaataccgcttgtgagtttgggatcatcgacgattcgtacagcgcgcctttggactgtgtcgaagggtccaagctggcatccaggtgctcctgcccagcaaaggtgacagcagtactccatCATTTATACAATTTGAAAGCACTTCAATCATGTCAGCAACTAAAGATGAAGCATCGCTTCCTAAACAGTTCCCTAGAAACAAacgggccgattgcataacaaactacaagtgaaattagaaaaggagttccgcttgtaatattagctgtagtttgttatgcaatcggccccaggttttattttattaactctccaaataatcaaaatattctaTGGACTCATTGTCTCTTCGTGTGTTATGACAACTGACAGACAACAGTAATATCTGGCATGGTTATATTGGAATTAACTACTTATtaacttttcaccacaccagctcggaaaggcttactttgcacttcaaaaactgatagcaaagttgcattttattcacatgtgaggcaaagtaatcaaatgcaaatgttgagttggtttcttatgtttgctggttgaattgacttttaaacgatgattttggatgataaatatttagtaacattcatttgggtttgattttgtttgatattttacatttaatatttgctttgggttggtgtggtgaaacattttgtgtttcactcgggggcaaattttgtttaaccctcgcatCGCtctagattccatttttcgaacctctcgctacgctcgtggttcaattttggaatctttcgcttgctcgggtatcaatattagcacgagcggttaaacaacaattttgcccccttgtaaataaaacaaataactattaattaatACCTACTAGGGTGACTGGTATGGTAATTAGCCACTCCTTACAAATAAAGCCAATTGAAACCATATTAAGAGTGGCCAGTCACCCTAGTCCAATGCCAGAACTCCCTGCATTATCATTATGTGGCCTGCATTATCTAACCGATAAACAGCTGCCAGAAGCCTGGATCCAGTAACGGCAGTAATAAGGATAGTGTAGCTAACTGGAGCACTGGAGGTGTAGTTACGAAATTGTCAATAATTGGCTgggtaaaaactaaaaaggtaCCGTAACGTGGTGAACGCATGTGAATTCTAAACTCCACAAAAAAGAACTACTAGGGTCATCTAGTAAACTAAGAGCAAATTAAATAGCTACAAAATTtatttgacaatccgcctctatacactatCCTCtgacagtggggagacactcctgacttcggtcgaactcggctccgctcggctcagcattgctccgagcaattattagggttggcaccacttgacttccttttgcgtgcacgaccacaaataagataatcactcgaattttgacaaccctaaatagccgagagggatagtgccatatattagaaagggatagcatgattcgaccctgaaccgctgtcaaacttcgggtttgtaggaagtgtcctttctgtacggtagtactattatttctccTGTGCCTCTGATAGTGATACCTACAGAGCCTGTTTAGACATTGAGTTCGAACATTTGCTACAAATACAAACTGGTTAGGTTACTTATAATAGaaaccgtgcgcgttggagggtctgccatcttgtggcctgaatcggagaCATGTGCACATGTAAGAAGTACATTGcccatgaatctaggatatacctggatacagcatgagtggtgggggtaactgacagaacgggatagtcttatgtgtctttcagtaggagtagcagcaaaagagctattattgtttgtccttgtcactgtctcacattttatttgttccccaccttttttttagtatggataatggtgggcaacaaatgaattcgaccaatcacagtgtcgcatttgcgtatgttttgtccctcacggaggcacgcgtataccacttctatacgatcctaccttctatgacattgccaaaacaagtgctaccatctgccgttctcgtcggtacgttttcttgtgcatagtaggttctgccatcttgtgggctacatcggaagcataaatcacacatggctcctctacacgatgggccaacgccgggcACTCCGAGGCATCtccgagggacgcagccatgcggtagaatgagatagcaatatcacttgctccctctaacgcataaatgcgtcccttggagtggccgacgttggcccatcgtgtagagaagccattacgcctcgcgccaaaaatctgacggcacCTATGCTGCCCCccatagttcatgcacggggtcTATCCTATAGTTTATAATTTTATGaagatgacagctgtcaccgtacccaagctaTGTGAAAAATAGGTGGGATTCATACTCGATACGGCAAAGGTGTGCGAGTGACAAAGCGCTATAACGTCATGCACAGGCTATCTCGCTCGCGTGTCCtgcgggcctaccgcgaacatcgaagttcacaaattgcgggcatctttctcttttactccaattaagtgTAATTAGTGACAGGGAAAGatgtccgcaatttgcgaacttcggtattcgcggtaggccctctgatgcgTCGCTGCGCCGATGATCGCAACTTTTCGCAAACATACATAACGATATTGTAGTAAGGTATGTCCTTTGACCTTTTCCTCAAAGGAAACTTGGTTTAAATTTCGCTAGGGAAAGGCTAATGATTATTTCTGTGGTCATGATATACTATGTATATGTGTATACTTTTTTACCGTTATATACCACGGAATAAGAACAATTTTATTGTATACATCATTTTAATGCGCTTGGTCGTACCTTTTACTCCTAGTAGTGACAGTTTAATATTGAACTGGGTCATAAGGGAATTCAATTGTTCTATTATAGTTACGACTTCCATTGAGACTTCCTTCTATTGAGGCTCTACTCTCTAGTGAATTTGAACCACTGGAATTTTACCCACCTACATAATTAAGTCGTCGCTGCATGTACCTAGGTCCTAGATGATATAGGAAggaataaaaatacctatttttgaCGCAAcaagtaatatttttaaataacaaatataatttacaTCTACAATACATAGATCATTTACAGCAGCTTGTAACTGCACACTCATAGTCATTCAGGTTACAATGTTTGGTATTACGTACAATTTAgttttgtttataaattatattgtaCTACCTACAGTCGAGTCGAGTAATTAAGGTggagaaatgtatacatatttatgaactcaaATGTACATATATAGATGTCATCAAACTAGTGTATGATACCTATCAAGAAAGGACACGGATCAAATTACTATCAGTGCAATGCAATCACATCACATCACAAGTAAActtaatacctataaataaagTTAACACCTAATACAATAATATCACATTTTTGGAAATGTTCGTTTTCACTACAAAATAATATGCTAAAACTAATAATATGTATCATAAAAATGCAAATAAAATTATCAACATAAGGACAG from Cydia splendana chromosome 5, ilCydSple1.2, whole genome shotgun sequence encodes:
- the LOC134790685 gene encoding eukaryotic initiation factor 4A encodes the protein MSYSPERRSEDWPEDSKNGPSKEPVSYDGPPGMEPEGALDTNWHQVVESFDDMNLKEELLRGIYAYGFEKPSAIQQRAIMPCIQGRDVIAQAQSGTGKTATFSISILQHIDTSIRECQALILAPTRELAQQIQKVVIALGDHLNAKCHACIGGTNVREDIRQLEGGVHVVVGTPGRVYDMITRRALRSNTIKLFVLDEADEMLSRGFKDQIHDVFKMLSADVQVILLSATMPDDVLEVSRCFMRDPIRILVQKEELTLEGIKQFFISIEMEEWKLETLCDLYDTLSIAQAVIFCNTRRKVDWLTESMHERDFTVSAMHGDMDQREREVIMRQFRTGSSRVLITTDLLARGIDVQQVSCVINYDLPTNRENYIHRIGRGGRFGRKGIAINFVTESDKRALKDIEDFYHTTITEMPSDVANLI